Below is a window of Demequina muriae DNA.
GCGGGGCCACGGAGTCCATGACACGACTGGCGCATGCAGTCGCGGACCATCGCTATGCACCCGGTGGCAGCGCCGTGGACGCTGAGCACCTTCACGCGTGGGCAGACGCGGTGGTCCAGGAGGTCGAGGACGATGCGTCCGCTCGCGGCAAGGAAGCGTCAGTGCGGTCGTAGCGGCAGCACACGGAGGGACACAGACGCCGTCAGCGCGGTCGTGAGGGTCGAACGTCAGGTCAGGAGGCAGGCCAGGAGGTTCGAGCGTCGGGGTCGAGCGGACGTGAGCGTTACAGCTCGCCCTGCTCGCGACGGCGGTCGAACCGCTCCTCCATGCGCTGCATGAAGTCCTTGCTGGCCTTGGGGGGCGCGGCCTTGCCCTTGGCACCGGCGGGCCCGGCCGGGGCCGTCGCCGCGGGTGCGGAGGACTTCTTCGGGCCGAGCAGTGCCCACAGTGCCACTCCCGCCATGACCACGAACCCGGCGATGCCCAGCAGCGCCACCTGAGTCATCACGCCGACGAGGACGATGCCGAGACCGACGAGCACTCCGACGGCGGCACCGATCACCCTCACGGGCGTGCGCGGACCCCGGTTCATGGCACGGTGAAGCGACGCATCCTGCCCGAGGTCTTGCTCGAGCTGCTCGAGCACGCGCTGCTCGTATTCTGACAGCGGCATGGTTGACCTCCTTCGTCGCGGACCGCGAATATCCCTAGTCTAGTTCCACTAGACGGCAATCACTAGTCAAACAGACAGAGGGGGCGAGGTTGGCGAAACGCACGCGCGTGACCGGCATCGCCCCAGGGGTTCCGCGTGACATCTCGCTGTCCATCTCCACCGGATCCGTCCGTCTGTCTGATGATCCTGATGGGTCAACGACTGTATGGGTCAATGGAGTTCCCAGTTCGACGATGAGAACTGATCCGGCCGTGCTGGACTTCGAATACATGCGGCACTTCGCCGCCGCGATCCGCGCCTGGGGCCCGCCGCCACGCATGCTCGCTCTCCACGTCGGCGCTGGCGTGTGCACGATGGCGCGACACCTGTCCGCCGCGTATCCCGACTCCCGCCACATCGCCGTCGATGTCGATGCCACGCTTCCCGAACTCGCCCGCGAATGGTGGGATCTGCCGCGCTCCCCGCAGCTCCGGGTGCGCCAACAGGACGGGCTCGACGCCGTCGCGACCCGCCATCCCGAGAGCCTCGACCTGCTGCTCCGCGACGCGTTCGCTGGCGACACGACTCCGGCCTCGCTCGCGGACCCCACCTGGTGGGGCCACGCCGCGCG
It encodes the following:
- a CDS encoding DUF3040 domain-containing protein; translated protein: MPLSEYEQRVLEQLEQDLGQDASLHRAMNRGPRTPVRVIGAAVGVLVGLGIVLVGVMTQVALLGIAGFVVMAGVALWALLGPKKSSAPAATAPAGPAGAKGKAAPPKASKDFMQRMEERFDRRREQGEL
- a CDS encoding spermidine synthase, with product MRTDPAVLDFEYMRHFAAAIRAWGPPPRMLALHVGAGVCTMARHLSAAYPDSRHIAVDVDATLPELAREWWDLPRSPQLRVRQQDGLDAVATRHPESLDLLLRDAFAGDTTPASLADPTWWGHAARAMRPDGLVVANVSAIPGGTTHRQDAVAARESFRSVVAVGEPAVLKGRRRGNVVLVAASAVDVDALRRYAASAPLPTGVNPDWTG